The Candidatus Bathyarchaeia archaeon genome includes a window with the following:
- the mvk gene encoding mevalonate kinase — MAQGYGFGKVILFNEHFVVYGVPAIASALDQKIVATVKASDGEGVILNDERKVTTGRKLDQQKESLDRIIKAIGIDPNRNPIKITLGGDLTVAGGVGASAASCVAITRALSEYFALKLSDEDINNIAYEGEKGYHGTPSGIDNTVATYGGLIWFKRGTPNIFEPIRIKEPFELVIGNTGITTDTKAAVEGVRKRREENPEKYATIFRAAEKVVYEARKALEAADLRLLGRLMCENHKLLQAAEVSCKELDFLVDLALEHGAFGAKLTGSGLGGSMIALTPGNALQERVAHAIKRAGFEVLKTRVGVKSWPQQRVESV, encoded by the coding sequence ATGGCTCAGGGTTATGGTTTCGGGAAAGTAATATTGTTTAATGAGCATTTCGTAGTATACGGGGTTCCTGCAATCGCCTCGGCGTTGGATCAGAAGATTGTTGCAACTGTCAAAGCATCTGATGGTGAAGGTGTAATCCTAAACGACGAGAGGAAAGTTACAACGGGTCGCAAGTTAGACCAGCAGAAAGAGTCACTGGACAGAATAATAAAAGCCATCGGAATCGACCCTAACCGAAACCCTATCAAAATCACCCTTGGGGGAGACCTGACTGTAGCTGGTGGAGTCGGTGCGAGTGCAGCCTCGTGTGTAGCTATAACTAGGGCTCTATCCGAGTACTTCGCCCTGAAACTTTCAGATGAGGATATAAACAATATAGCTTACGAGGGCGAGAAAGGATACCATGGAACACCCTCAGGAATCGACAACACTGTGGCGACATACGGAGGTCTGATCTGGTTTAAACGTGGAACTCCAAACATCTTCGAACCCATAAGGATAAAGGAACCTTTCGAGCTAGTTATAGGAAATACAGGCATCACCACCGATACAAAAGCAGCTGTGGAAGGTGTTAGAAAGAGAAGGGAAGAGAACCCTGAAAAATATGCTACAATATTCAGAGCGGCTGAAAAGGTGGTGTATGAGGCGAGGAAGGCGCTTGAAGCTGCTGATCTGAGACTTTTAGGGAGGCTTATGTGTGAGAACCACAAGCTTCTGCAGGCGGCTGAGGTCTCTTGTAAAGAGCTAGACTTTTTGGTGGACTTAGCGTTGGAGCATGGAGCTTTCGGCGCAAAACTAACAGGCAGTGGTCTCGGGGGGAGCATGATCGCGCTAACGCCGGGTAATGCGTTGCAGGAGAGGGTTGCACATGCGATTAAAAGGGCAGGCTTTGAGGTGCTTAAAACGAGAGTCGGCGTGAAAAGTTGGCCTCAACAGAGGGTTGAGTCTGTGTGA
- the cutA gene encoding divalent-cation tolerance protein CutA produces MFPQRVSTRPSYGEEVTSLEYVTIFTTAPTLEDCERIACALVEERLAACVSIIPNVKSVYWWEGKVDRMSEHIVMIKTVRDLFVAVKDRIRQLHPYRVPEVIAVPVATGSEEYLEWLESEVSPSRD; encoded by the coding sequence ATGTTCCCTCAAAGAGTATCCACACGGCCGAGTTATGGGGAGGAGGTTACAAGCTTGGAGTATGTGACGATCTTCACAACTGCACCTACATTAGAGGACTGTGAGAGGATCGCTTGCGCCCTCGTAGAAGAGCGGTTGGCTGCGTGTGTCTCCATAATCCCAAACGTGAAATCAGTCTACTGGTGGGAGGGTAAAGTGGATAGGATGTCTGAGCACATTGTGATGATAAAGACGGTGCGTGATCTCTTCGTAGCGGTGAAAGATAGAATACGTCAACTTCACCCTTATAGGGTTCCAGAAGTTATAGCGGTCCCCGTGGCGACTGGTAGCGAAGAATATCTCGAGTGGTTGGAGAGTGAGGTCTCCCCGTCCAGAGATTGA
- a CDS encoding radical SAM protein produces the protein MRLSRFSSLRETFCTCPPKYNLNTYLGRCGHRCLYCYAVKFPSFNGPPRPRLNLLHLIADAAASTRPKLPVMLSDCTDPYQPLEARYKITRVCVDALVTQGFPLLIVTKSDLVVRDLDLLRKSRAVVAFTITTLRKDLASLVEPGAPTPSRRIAALKSVAESGVYTAARIDPLIPTFNDDLKEIRELVAALKDAGARHITVSTLKPVRGFFNRLERADRELADVLRRIYSAGELRLGYLYLPAPIRQRMVEEVRGVVLGYGLSFSSCREGLPHFNTSTCDGSSYCRPEYPLITR, from the coding sequence GAGAAACCTTCTGCACCTGCCCCCCAAAATATAATCTAAACACTTACCTAGGCCGTTGCGGCCACCGTTGCCTCTACTGCTATGCAGTCAAGTTCCCCAGTTTTAACGGTCCGCCGAGACCTAGGCTGAACCTTCTCCATCTAATAGCGGACGCAGCTGCGTCTACGAGACCTAAGTTGCCGGTTATGTTAAGCGACTGCACCGACCCATATCAACCACTAGAGGCTCGATATAAGATAACTCGCGTTTGTGTGGATGCTCTGGTGACGCAGGGCTTCCCACTTCTGATAGTTACGAAATCAGACCTTGTAGTTCGAGATCTGGATCTACTCCGAAAATCGAGGGCTGTTGTGGCATTCACTATTACGACCCTTCGCAAAGACCTAGCCAGTCTTGTTGAGCCGGGCGCGCCAACACCGTCCAGACGGATCGCCGCCTTAAAAAGCGTCGCGGAATCCGGGGTATACACTGCCGCAAGGATAGACCCCCTGATCCCCACATTCAATGATGATCTTAAGGAGATTAGAGAGCTTGTTGCCGCCTTGAAGGATGCTGGTGCAAGGCACATCACAGTCTCGACTCTTAAACCAGTCCGCGGCTTCTTCAATCGCCTAGAGCGTGCAGATCGAGAACTTGCCGATGTTCTGAGGAGGATCTACTCCGCTGGGGAGCTAAGGTTAGGTTACTTGTATCTCCCCGCCCCCATAAGGCAGAGGATGGTTGAGGAGGTGAGGGGGGTAGTGCTCGGTTACGGTTTGAGCTTCTCCAGTTGTAGAGAGGGGTTACCACATTTTAACACGTCAACTTGCGACGGCTCATCTTATTGCAGACCTGAGTACCCCTTAATCACACGATAG
- a CDS encoding site-2 protease family protein: protein MSSLDVVIDGFAIFLLFWLMVYYVGKSYKLSSRGIDIKPLVLIFRTKRANKFLELGARKFRRVIPIYSDISIALAVGMMAYGAYALISNIASFFIQQTISPVFPAIPFITIKLESLPYFILSLALIVVLHECAHGITAHHEGIQVKSTGVILVGVIPGAFVEPDESNFNRATRRKRLRVLAVGSSINLISGLLASLILTSILIANPLQPNGVLIEEVKEGSPADLAGLKPENVIKAVDGVVISDLKAFGDYMSRIQAGASILLRVEFADNTVRDLTVTTTSHPEESERAVIGVVVRDNIEVPPLYLALFWFQYWSINIAVVNMLPIRPLDGGSVLQNLIERYLPKKTKQVTNASTAFFVVLLLVNLTLTLTGPGFPMI, encoded by the coding sequence ATGAGTAGTTTAGACGTTGTGATCGACGGTTTTGCCATATTTCTACTATTCTGGCTTATGGTATACTATGTAGGGAAAAGTTACAAGCTAAGCTCCAGAGGAATAGATATCAAACCGTTAGTGTTGATTTTCAGAACAAAGAGAGCTAACAAGTTTCTAGAATTAGGGGCCCGGAAGTTTCGTCGTGTTATCCCAATCTACTCAGATATCTCTATAGCTTTGGCGGTTGGGATGATGGCGTATGGTGCCTACGCTCTAATCAGCAATATCGCCTCATTCTTCATACAGCAGACCATATCACCAGTCTTCCCTGCCATCCCCTTCATAACCATAAAACTGGAATCCCTGCCATATTTTATCCTCTCCCTAGCCTTAATAGTAGTACTCCATGAGTGTGCTCATGGAATCACCGCCCATCACGAGGGCATTCAGGTCAAATCCACCGGCGTCATCCTAGTAGGAGTTATTCCTGGAGCTTTCGTCGAGCCCGATGAGAGTAATTTTAATCGTGCAACGAGGAGGAAGAGATTGAGGGTACTTGCTGTAGGTTCCTCCATCAACTTGATATCCGGTTTACTGGCAAGTTTGATCCTTACTTCCATCCTCATCGCCAATCCACTCCAACCAAACGGTGTCCTCATCGAGGAGGTAAAGGAGGGCAGCCCAGCCGATTTGGCTGGCCTCAAGCCTGAGAATGTTATAAAAGCGGTGGACGGTGTTGTTATCTCAGATCTGAAGGCTTTTGGGGATTATATGAGCCGTATCCAAGCTGGAGCATCCATCTTGCTGAGAGTTGAGTTCGCAGATAATACAGTCAGGGATCTCACCGTAACGACAACCTCTCACCCAGAGGAGTCTGAGAGGGCTGTTATAGGTGTCGTGGTAAGGGATAATATAGAAGTTCCACCCCTTTATCTGGCTTTGTTCTGGTTCCAGTACTGGTCGATAAACATTGCAGTCGTGAATATGCTCCCGATTAGGCCTTTAGACGGCGGCTCCGTACTCCAGAACCTCATAGAGAGATACCTCCCCAAGAAAACTAAGCAGGTCACCAACGCCTCCACTGCCTTCTTCGTGGTATTATTGCTAGTGAACCTCACCTTAACTCTGACCGGCCCAGGCTTCCCCATGATATAG
- a CDS encoding UbiD family decarboxylase, which translates to MEKLEKSGRLVRVKKPVSKTLEASGILNKLGDKPVLFEKIKESNFKVAGNICTSKEVVSSYFGIKPSELVRRMIKAIDSPSKPEIVKAGECQEVVEESVDLDKLPILFHCSKDGGNYISSGVFVARDPEYGQNLSFHRAMQLSKNKLAIRVVPRRHFDEFLKRNKGEMDVAVCIGNPVGVLLAGATSVEIGRDELEIANSMEPLKVVKAKTVDLLVPATCEFILEGRVIKETHAEGPFVDLTETYDIVREQPVLEVKKITHRRDAIWHALLPGKLEHKFLMGIPREPTIFKEVSKVCKCLDVYVSPGGCSWLHAIVQIDKQSEDDGKKAIEAAFSGHKSLKHVFIVDGDIDVCNPLEVEWAMATRFQGDKGLVIKAKETGSSLDPSADPETSETTKVGFDLTKPLAAKGKAFTKAEFPDVDLQKYLG; encoded by the coding sequence TTGGAAAAACTAGAGAAAAGTGGACGTTTAGTCCGCGTTAAGAAACCAGTCTCGAAGACTTTGGAAGCATCAGGCATCCTAAATAAGCTTGGCGATAAGCCTGTTTTATTCGAGAAGATTAAGGAGAGCAACTTCAAGGTTGCTGGGAACATCTGTACATCTAAGGAGGTAGTGTCCAGCTACTTCGGCATCAAACCGAGCGAACTGGTTAGAAGAATGATCAAAGCGATCGACTCGCCAAGCAAACCTGAAATAGTAAAAGCAGGCGAATGCCAAGAGGTCGTTGAGGAGTCCGTCGACTTAGACAAGTTACCAATACTCTTCCATTGCTCGAAGGATGGCGGCAATTACATCAGCTCAGGTGTCTTCGTCGCAAGGGATCCTGAGTATGGGCAGAACCTAAGCTTTCACAGAGCGATGCAGTTAAGCAAGAATAAGCTCGCCATAAGGGTAGTTCCCCGCCGCCACTTCGACGAGTTTCTCAAGAGAAACAAAGGTGAGATGGATGTTGCCGTTTGCATAGGCAACCCGGTTGGTGTATTACTTGCAGGCGCTACATCTGTAGAGATCGGGCGGGACGAGTTAGAGATAGCGAACTCTATGGAACCATTAAAGGTTGTTAAAGCTAAGACTGTTGACCTTTTAGTTCCTGCCACCTGCGAATTCATCTTAGAGGGTCGGGTAATAAAAGAGACTCATGCAGAGGGCCCTTTTGTTGATTTAACTGAGACTTATGATATCGTAAGGGAACAACCGGTTCTTGAGGTGAAAAAGATAACCCACAGGAGAGATGCGATCTGGCATGCTCTCCTGCCAGGGAAGCTAGAGCATAAGTTTCTGATGGGCATCCCTCGAGAACCGACAATATTTAAAGAGGTCAGCAAAGTCTGCAAGTGTTTAGATGTTTACGTTAGTCCTGGGGGTTGCAGTTGGTTGCATGCCATTGTGCAAATCGACAAGCAGAGTGAGGATGACGGTAAGAAGGCTATTGAGGCAGCTTTCTCGGGGCACAAGTCATTAAAACACGTGTTTATAGTCGACGGGGATATAGATGTCTGCAACCCATTGGAAGTCGAATGGGCGATGGCCACAAGATTCCAAGGCGATAAAGGTCTAGTTATAAAAGCGAAGGAGACAGGTTCATCTCTTGACCCGAGTGCTGATCCAGAAACAAGCGAGACAACGAAGGTTGGGTTCGACCTGACCAAGCCTTTAGCAGCTAAAGGGAAAGCCTTCACGAAAGCGGAGTTTCCAGATGTTGATTTGCAAAAGTATCTAGGTTGA
- a CDS encoding TIGR00269 family protein gives MDCSVCGLKEAIYSRPYSGERFCGKCFSAAIEKQTRRTISRYNMLERNDRIAVAVSGGKDSLSLLYILREVEKEFPSAHLHAIAVDEGIAGYREEALSLAEENCKALGVPLTRVSFQELYGITLDEIARRIRGVDGELTPCSYCGVMRRRALNEAARRVGATKQATAHNLDDEVQTILLNIIHGGALRAFRVVPVMAPSHYKFIPRVKPFCETLECELALYAYLREIRFQTVRCPYASMALRTEVRNFLNSLELRHPGSKYTIYRSIERLRSMLRTSVIAELGECRECGEPTTGEVCEVCRMLERLRTPREPISETSWVGG, from the coding sequence TTGGATTGCTCGGTCTGCGGTTTGAAGGAGGCAATCTACAGCCGCCCCTATTCGGGGGAGAGGTTTTGCGGGAAATGCTTCAGCGCCGCCATAGAAAAACAGACCCGCAGAACCATCTCCCGATATAACATGCTGGAGAGGAACGATCGGATAGCGGTAGCTGTGTCCGGAGGGAAGGACAGTCTCTCACTACTTTACATACTACGAGAGGTTGAGAAGGAGTTTCCGTCCGCTCATCTTCACGCTATAGCAGTGGATGAAGGCATAGCTGGATATAGAGAAGAGGCTCTATCCCTCGCTGAAGAAAATTGCAAGGCACTCGGGGTGCCGTTAACACGAGTTTCCTTCCAAGAACTCTACGGCATAACACTCGACGAAATAGCGCGTAGGATTAGAGGTGTAGATGGCGAGTTGACTCCTTGCTCATACTGTGGCGTCATGCGGCGGAGGGCTCTTAACGAGGCTGCGCGGCGTGTGGGCGCAACCAAGCAAGCTACAGCCCACAACCTCGACGATGAGGTTCAGACAATTCTTCTTAATATAATACATGGGGGGGCGCTACGCGCCTTCAGGGTAGTGCCTGTGATGGCGCCCAGCCACTACAAATTCATCCCACGGGTAAAGCCTTTCTGTGAGACGCTTGAGTGCGAGCTAGCTCTCTACGCCTACCTAAGGGAGATTCGATTCCAGACTGTACGCTGCCCGTATGCCTCGATGGCACTTAGGACGGAGGTCAGAAACTTCTTGAACAGTTTGGAACTCCGGCATCCAGGGTCAAAATATACGATATATCGTTCCATAGAGCGTTTGAGGTCAATGCTTAGAACCTCTGTTATAGCAGAGTTAGGAGAATGTCGTGAGTGTGGAGAGCCAACTACAGGTGAGGTCTGCGAGGTTTGCAGAATGTTGGAGAGGCTCCGAACTCCGAGAGAACCTATATCTGAGACGAGTTGGGTAGGTGGTTAG
- a CDS encoding GTP-binding protein, protein MGRWLVEEADKMERENPQGNTEYKLRLVKVTPNRLEEIATQLKYRVEEGLGEAIYEIGVTDEGEILGLQEADVKESLLTLEAASEKIGAKCTLIRAVEGKAGKALEVLIRRTKESGSFPVWLYLPVLGNVDSGKSTLVGVLSTGKLDDGNGYAMARVARYLHEIKMRRTSSVCSRPLGFDESGNIVNYTVSSPLDEAEVFLNSAKIIDFVDLGGHERYFKTTLRGITGHSPDYCLITVAANAGIMPMTVEHLKVVLGLRLPMIFVVTKIDLAPHLVSKTVEDIQRLVKLPKVNAVPFLVKTIEDAIVAAKVMPCGRVAPIFTVSNVTGEGLNLLRTFLNLLPQRIRWNEFYNKEFMIYVDEIFNVKGVGPVVSGVIRQGAVAEGESVLLGPFHDGTFRNVRVKSIHINRVFVERAVAGNDACFALAGVSFGEIRKGMALLGMDVKPRAVGEFEADVFILHHPTTIRIGYQAVVHAQTVRQAAEFVEIVGNKVLRTGDYGRVKLAFLYNPEFLIEGQNFVFREASAKGIGVITKIR, encoded by the coding sequence TTGGGTAGGTGGTTAGTAGAGGAAGCAGACAAAATGGAAAGGGAGAACCCCCAAGGTAACACGGAGTATAAGCTACGGTTGGTAAAGGTCACTCCAAACCGCCTCGAGGAGATAGCTACTCAACTCAAGTACCGCGTCGAGGAAGGCCTAGGTGAGGCTATTTACGAGATAGGCGTGACTGATGAGGGGGAGATCCTAGGACTGCAGGAGGCCGACGTTAAGGAGTCTCTACTTACACTAGAGGCAGCCTCTGAGAAGATCGGAGCCAAATGCACACTCATACGGGCGGTGGAGGGTAAGGCTGGGAAAGCATTAGAGGTTTTAATCCGTAGGACTAAAGAAAGTGGGAGCTTCCCCGTCTGGCTCTATCTACCAGTCTTGGGAAACGTAGACTCTGGGAAGTCTACTCTGGTGGGGGTTCTATCTACAGGTAAACTTGACGATGGAAACGGCTATGCGATGGCTAGAGTTGCACGTTATCTTCACGAGATCAAGATGCGTAGGACTTCGTCTGTATGCTCTCGTCCACTTGGCTTCGACGAGTCAGGTAACATAGTAAACTACACGGTCTCTTCACCCTTGGATGAGGCTGAGGTTTTCCTCAACTCGGCGAAGATCATAGACTTCGTAGACCTAGGCGGCCATGAGCGATACTTCAAGACGACACTTCGCGGCATCACCGGCCATAGCCCCGACTATTGTCTAATCACGGTGGCTGCAAACGCTGGAATTATGCCGATGACAGTTGAGCATCTTAAGGTAGTTCTAGGGTTGAGGCTTCCCATGATCTTCGTAGTGACTAAGATAGACCTTGCCCCTCATCTTGTTTCTAAGACAGTCGAGGACATCCAACGTTTAGTCAAACTTCCAAAGGTCAACGCGGTCCCATTCCTAGTCAAGACCATTGAGGATGCAATTGTTGCGGCAAAAGTTATGCCCTGCGGGCGGGTAGCGCCAATCTTCACCGTATCAAATGTGACCGGTGAAGGGCTCAATCTTCTTCGTACATTCTTAAACCTCCTACCTCAAAGAATCCGGTGGAACGAGTTCTACAATAAAGAATTCATGATATACGTCGACGAGATATTCAACGTGAAGGGGGTTGGGCCTGTGGTTTCCGGTGTCATCAGACAGGGCGCTGTAGCCGAGGGAGAATCCGTCCTACTCGGGCCTTTCCACGATGGGACCTTCCGAAATGTTCGAGTTAAGTCAATCCATATAAACAGGGTCTTTGTGGAGCGGGCTGTAGCTGGGAACGATGCCTGCTTTGCTCTAGCGGGTGTGTCGTTTGGGGAGATCAGAAAGGGTATGGCTCTTCTCGGTATGGATGTCAAACCCCGCGCTGTAGGGGAGTTTGAGGCTGACGTCTTCATCCTTCATCACCCAACAACCATACGGATAGGCTATCAGGCAGTAGTTCACGCTCAAACGGTTCGCCAAGCGGCGGAGTTCGTGGAGATCGTTGGCAATAAAGTTCTTCGCACAGGGGACTATGGAAGGGTAAAGTTAGCGTTTCTTTATAATCCTGAGTTCCTAATAGAAGGGCAGAACTTCGTATTTCGTGAAGCCAGCGCAAAGGGGATAGGCGTCATAACAAAGATCAGATAG
- a CDS encoding aconitase X catalytic domain-containing protein: MELTKEEEEMLNGKQGNAVKKSMEILCALGEIFGAKRLIPVTSVQISGVSYANLGEAGLEFLVEMAEDGRVKVKTTLNPAGIDTKNWQALGIDSEFAEKQRRVIEAFEKMGVAATCTCTPYLVGNRPNIGEHIAWGESSAVTYANSVLGAKTNKEGGPSTIASALTGRTAEYGLHLDENRQAQFVAEVKANVKGVMLFGALGYVLGKAAGGRIPLIRGISKASLEELKALSASFVTYGGAPMFHIEGITPNETIVPSEKFIVQQEDINRAIAEMNDADDADFVFIGCPHCSIEELRELSELLKGKKVKKEFWVGVARPLKVLADEMGYSSVIEESGAKFACDTCHAIAPLKGRFKAIATNSAKGVYYGRGQNRFRTIFRDLAECVSLAVGT, encoded by the coding sequence ATGGAGCTAACCAAGGAAGAGGAAGAGATGCTGAATGGGAAACAAGGCAACGCTGTAAAGAAGTCGATGGAGATTCTGTGTGCTTTAGGCGAAATTTTCGGCGCCAAGAGACTTATCCCTGTAACGAGCGTCCAGATCTCAGGTGTCAGCTACGCCAACCTCGGCGAAGCTGGTCTAGAGTTTCTCGTCGAAATGGCTGAAGACGGTAGAGTTAAGGTCAAGACAACTCTAAACCCGGCGGGAATAGATACGAAAAACTGGCAAGCTTTGGGGATAGACAGTGAATTCGCTGAGAAACAGAGAAGAGTGATCGAAGCGTTCGAGAAAATGGGTGTAGCGGCAACTTGCACTTGTACCCCCTACCTTGTGGGTAATAGGCCCAATATTGGTGAGCATATTGCTTGGGGTGAGAGCAGTGCAGTCACCTACGCCAACTCAGTGCTTGGGGCGAAGACCAATAAAGAAGGCGGCCCAAGCACGATCGCCTCAGCCTTAACTGGAAGGACGGCTGAGTATGGGTTACACCTAGACGAGAACAGGCAAGCTCAGTTCGTCGCTGAGGTGAAGGCAAATGTAAAGGGCGTTATGCTCTTCGGGGCGTTAGGGTATGTTCTTGGGAAAGCGGCGGGAGGTAGGATTCCTTTGATAAGGGGAATAAGTAAGGCGTCGTTGGAGGAGCTGAAAGCTTTAAGTGCCTCGTTCGTCACTTATGGTGGCGCCCCGATGTTTCATATCGAAGGAATAACTCCAAATGAGACAATCGTACCCTCCGAGAAATTTATCGTCCAACAGGAAGACATCAATAGGGCGATAGCTGAGATGAACGATGCTGATGATGCAGATTTTGTCTTCATAGGTTGCCCTCACTGTTCAATTGAGGAGTTGAGAGAACTATCTGAACTATTGAAAGGTAAAAAGGTTAAGAAAGAGTTCTGGGTAGGTGTCGCGAGACCGTTAAAGGTGTTAGCTGACGAGATGGGCTACTCAAGTGTGATTGAAGAGTCTGGCGCTAAATTCGCCTGCGATACATGCCACGCGATTGCTCCATTGAAAGGGAGGTTTAAAGCGATCGCAACTAACTCCGCCAAAGGAGTCTACTACGGCAGAGGACAGAACAGGTTTAGAACGATCTTCAGAGATCTAGCGGAGTGTGTAAGTTTGGCGGTGGGAACGTGA
- a CDS encoding DUF126 domain-containing protein, with amino-acid sequence MCKFGGGNVIELKGRKISPGKVEGTALVSREGVSFYGGVDPDTGVIIEKGHPLEGKCIAGAILVFSQGKGSSVGSYTLYRLKKNGKAPAAIVNKECETVVAVGAIISEIPCIDKIDIEKISDGDRLFLDADKGIIELYKAHSSSTEYAYS; translated from the coding sequence GTGTGTAAGTTTGGCGGTGGGAACGTGATCGAGTTGAAGGGTAGGAAGATCAGCCCAGGAAAGGTTGAGGGCACCGCGCTGGTAAGCAGAGAAGGTGTCTCTTTTTATGGCGGTGTAGACCCAGATACAGGGGTTATCATCGAGAAAGGTCACCCTTTAGAAGGTAAATGTATAGCCGGGGCAATTTTAGTATTCTCTCAAGGTAAGGGGTCGAGTGTAGGTTCTTACACATTATACAGACTTAAAAAGAATGGAAAGGCACCAGCCGCCATAGTTAACAAAGAATGTGAGACAGTTGTGGCCGTGGGAGCGATAATCTCCGAGATACCTTGCATCGATAAAATCGACATAGAAAAAATTAGCGACGGGGACAGGTTATTTTTAGATGCAGACAAAGGCATAATAGAATTGTATAAAGCACACTCTAGTAGCACTGAGTATGCTTATTCATGA
- a CDS encoding isopentenyl phosphate kinase encodes MEDLILLKLGGSLITDKTKPFTARLDVMKRLAEEIHYARGNSSIKLIVSHGGGSFPHTPAREYQLHKGVIGSRSYRGVAEVQDAAARLNRMVVRALIDAGENALSINPSNCCVAESGLIQYMYLEPIRRSLHYNMIPVPYGDIGFDSARNFSIISTEEILSYITRKFSDEGEFKPKKIIMCGVVDGVYAGDPSSASAKIIPEITPRNIDEIEKYLAGSSGIDVTGGMALKVKKLLQIAKIGVTSEIINAANPGMLKRALLGEEGLGTVIRC; translated from the coding sequence ATGGAGGATCTCATTCTATTAAAACTTGGCGGCTCCTTAATAACCGATAAAACGAAACCTTTCACAGCAAGGCTGGACGTAATGAAAAGGCTAGCTGAAGAGATCCATTACGCGAGAGGGAACAGTAGTATCAAGTTGATCGTCAGCCACGGTGGCGGGTCATTTCCTCACACGCCAGCAAGAGAGTACCAACTGCACAAAGGTGTTATAGGCTCTAGAAGTTATAGAGGAGTTGCGGAGGTTCAAGATGCTGCCGCTAGGTTAAATAGAATGGTTGTCCGTGCCCTAATCGACGCGGGCGAGAACGCCTTATCCATAAACCCATCAAACTGTTGTGTGGCAGAATCTGGTCTCATCCAGTACATGTATCTTGAACCGATTAGGAGATCGCTCCACTACAACATGATACCCGTGCCCTACGGCGACATTGGATTTGATTCGGCACGGAATTTCTCAATAATCTCTACCGAAGAGATCTTAAGTTATATTACAAGAAAATTCTCCGATGAAGGAGAATTTAAACCTAAAAAAATAATTATGTGCGGTGTAGTTGATGGCGTATATGCCGGCGACCCGTCGAGTGCTTCCGCGAAGATTATCCCCGAGATAACTCCCCGCAATATAGATGAGATCGAAAAATATTTGGCAGGCTCTTCGGGGATCGATGTTACAGGTGGCATGGCGCTCAAAGTCAAGAAATTACTCCAAATAGCCAAGATAGGTGTCACTTCTGAGATCATAAACGCAGCTAACCCTGGAATGCTGAAGAGGGCGTTGCTCGGTGAGGAAGGGCTTGGAACTGTGATAAGATGCTAG
- a CDS encoding SCP2 sterol-binding domain-containing protein — translation MAFRDLFEDAIVKFNDRAKTNPDYQEVLREYNGRTVSFQIEDDTTYVISISMEGSSLTVSPQNSKEDMVLQTSKSIMDKMINERKVDAMDLLMGRIKVKNITLKEVSVIKKLLKI, via the coding sequence ATGGCTTTCAGAGATCTCTTTGAGGATGCCATAGTGAAATTTAACGACCGCGCCAAGACGAACCCTGACTACCAAGAAGTTTTGCGAGAGTACAATGGAAGGACTGTTAGCTTTCAGATAGAAGATGACACCACCTATGTGATCTCTATATCCATGGAAGGCTCGAGTTTAACGGTCTCCCCTCAAAATTCGAAGGAGGATATGGTCCTCCAGACCTCAAAAAGCATCATGGACAAAATGATTAATGAGAGAAAGGTAGACGCAATGGACCTATTGATGGGAAGGATCAAAGTTAAAAACATAACTCTCAAAGAAGTCTCTGTAATTAAAAAGTTGCTGAAGATCTAA